Proteins encoded in a region of the Polyodon spathula isolate WHYD16114869_AA unplaced genomic scaffold, ASM1765450v1 scaffolds_1612, whole genome shotgun sequence genome:
- the LOC121309997 gene encoding phosphatidylinositol 4-kinase beta, whose product SLFLLSSRIREGSPYGHIPNWRLLSVIVKCGDDLRQELLAFQVLKQLLSIWEQERVPLWIKPYKILVISSDSGMIEPVVNAVSIHQVKKQSQLSLLDYFLQEHGNYTTEAFLTAQRNFVQSCAGYCLICYLLQVKDRHNGNILLDSEGHIIHIDFGFILSSSPRNLGFETSAFKLTSEFVDVMGGLDGDMFNYYKMLMLQGLIAARKHMEKVVQIVEIMQQGSHLPCFHGSSTVRNLKERFHMNLPEEQLQVLVEQMVDGSMRSITTKLYDGFQYLTNGIM is encoded by the exons TCTCTGTTTCTTCTGAGCAGCCGGATCAGGGAGGGCTCCCCCTATGGACACATCCCGAACTGGCGCCTCCTGTCCGTCATTGTGAAGTGTGGCGACGACCTGCGACAGGAGCTGCTGGCCTTCCAAGTGCTGAAGCAGCTGCTG TCTATCTGGGAGCAGGAGCGGGTGCCCCTCTGGATCAAGCCCTATAAGATCTTGGTGATCTCATCGGACAGTGGGATGATCGAGCCAGTGGTGAACGCTGTGTCGATCCACCAGGTGAAGAAGCAGTCCCAGCTCTCCCTGCTCGACTACTTCCTGCAGGAACACGGCAACTACACCACTGAGGCCTTCCTCACAGCGCAGAGGAACTTCGTGCAGAGCTGCGCTGGCTACTGCCTCATCTGCTACCTGCTGCAGGTCAAAGACAG GCACAACGGCAATATCCTGCTGGACTCAGAGGGCCACATCATACACATAGACTTTGGCTTCATCCTCTCCAGCTCTCCACGCAACCTGGGCTTCGAGACCTCCGCCTTCAAACTGACTAGCGAATTTGTGGAC GTGATGGGTGGTCTGGATGGAGACATGTTTAACTACTATAAGATGCTGATGCTGCAAGGACTCATCGCGGCACGCAAACACATGGAGAAAGTGGTGCAGATTGTGGAAATCATGCAGCAAG GCTCCCACCTGCCCTGCTTCCACGGCTCCAGCACTGTCCGGAACCTGAAGGAGCGTTTCCACATGAACCTGCCGGAGGAACAGCTGCAGGTCCTGGTGGAGCAAATGGTGGACGGCAGCATGCGCTCCATCACCACCAAACTGTACGATGGCTTCCAGTACCTGACCAACGGGATCATGTGA